In Setaria italica strain Yugu1 chromosome IX, Setaria_italica_v2.0, whole genome shotgun sequence, the genomic stretch TATCAATTTTGACCCCATACGCACTAAAATTCAAGATATTGAGAAGCATTTTGAACCATATGGCAAGATTGCCAACATTCGTGTTCGAAGGAACTTTGCATTTGTACGGTATGAGACACAAGAGGAAGCTACTGCCGCTGTCAAGAACACTGATAAGAGGTATGCTTCCTTATGTTGCCACTAGCCATTCTCCAGTCGTTAATGTGTTGTTCAATTACTTTGCTCCCAGTTCCATGCTAAATATGATTCTCCACCTCCTTCGTTGTTGCCTTAATCTGCTGCTTCTACATTATTACTAGGACAATCTTTTTTAGTAGACTATGTTCCTGGATATTTTACTTATTCTGATGATGGTTTCTTATGAAAAAATGTCACGTTATTATGTTGATTTATCTTATTGGCTTCCTAGTTCCTACTGTAGTTGTTTGAGGACCTGGTTCCTTTAATAAATTAGATTGCTGTCAACATGGAAATGATTAATACATAGCATCTGTTTATACCCCAGAATGCTCTCCATTCTCAAGCATCTCCTGAACATGCCTTAGaacttttttttgacaaatgGATATGAACATTCTTTCCTTGAAGTGATACTTACTCTTCTTTTGCATCGTTTCAATTCTAATCTGATAGCCATTTGGTGGATTTTGGATATGCTTTGTTTCCTTCAAATTACTCAGTTTTCAGGGTCATAAGTTTCTAGAAGTTTGCCCTTCctgttgtttctttttgttGCATGCCAGCAATACTAGGCATATTGTTTTTCTCTTATGAAATACTTTTGCTTTTGGTCCTTGACTCCTTGTAATTGTGATTACTTCCTGAGCTTGATGTAGTTGTTGCGTGGCAGCAATAAGATAGATTTTACTGCTATTTTTAGTGGTGCCAAGTCATGATTTCCTTAACCACAGCAGAGCTTAGCCTCAGTGAATAGTCCCTTTCTTTTTACATCAAATTTGTCTTGCAGCACAATATTGGACAGGGTGATCACAGTTGAATATGCCTTCCGGGATGATGACAATGAGAGGGATGACAGATACGGCAGCCCCAAGCAAGGTGCTCATGACAGGCGTCGCGGTAACCCCTACATGCGCTCACCTAGCCCAAGGTACCGAAAGGACTACAGTCCAGATTACAATCGGCGTGGACGTTATCCTGGGTATGATCGCCGTGATGGAGCAATGTATGATAGGAGAAGCCCTGCATATGATCGTTACAGCAGGGGCAGAAGCCCTGTTTATGATCGCTATGATAGGAGGAGAAGCCCCGTTTATGATCAGTACTAGGTAAGAAGAATTCTATGAAGTTCTATATGTTAGTTGTACAGTTAACATGCAGAAAtgctgaacttttttttttacccccACTGATATAAGTTCAAAAGTGCTTCAGTTCTTTCATCTTGCTATGTCTGATTCTTATGTTATCTATGGATTTTGCTTTTAACCCATGTTCAACATCTTTTGTAGATGGTTGATTCTGAAGGATCTAGCAAGGAAGTGGTTTCATGGAAGAAGTGGCAGGCAACGTGATTTTCCTGTGCTAAGTATATTTGGAGCTGTCTTGGTGTCTCAAAATAGCGCAACAGTGTAACGTGATGCTGCTGTTGCCGTTGTTGACAGCAACAAATATCTTACCTGATTTGTGGTGCTGAGCTGATATTAGAATTGTAATGCCTCCTGACCAGCTTCTACACTGAATGTGTGCATTCCCATTACCCACTTCTTATGAAGCCGTGAGGCGGCAGAACTGCGGAAGTGTATTTGCTGATATTGAGATTGTCTGTTAGCCATGTCTGTTTTCCTTTGCTTGGTCGTGAAAGGTGCACACGTGCTCTTGTGCTTCAAGCGCAGCTACCAGCTTTGCAGATTGGTTTGCTATTGTTCTCGATCTGACGGTACTGGCGGGGCTGTCCAACGAATCGACGGTTTCTACGGAATTTGTCACGTCGCTTCTCTTCCCGGCTGCAGCTCGGGAGGACCTTATCGCCCTCCTTCGCCGCCCCCTAGCGCCATGcactcgccggcgccgctcccgcccACCAACTCGCCGTCCCCGGCTTCCCGCCCCAGCCGTGCGCCTGTCGTCCCGGCTGCCCAACGCGGCactggccgccaccgccagcgccgGAAGCCGTCTTCCTCCCCGTCCACCCCCGAGGCCGAGCAGCCGGACGCACTCGCCCACATCCTCCGGACTGAGGCCGCCGTCTCGGGCATTTCCCGCAAGGCCGCGGCCGTGCGGCAGCAGTCCACCCGCCTCTGGCCCCGCGCCGTCCTCGAGGCCCTCgactccgccgtcgccgcctcccgctGGGAGTCCGCCCTCGAGGTTCCCTCCCATTACCTTTGCTCCCTTCTCCCCGAGGAAGACTTTATCTTCTCTCCCCCAACGAGGCAACGATGCTTATTTCTCTATCGCTTTGCCTAGATCTTCGAGCTGCTGCGGAAGCAGCACTGGTACGAGCCGAGGTCGCAGACCTACGCGCGGCTGCTAATGATGCTCGGCAGGTGCCGGCAGCCGGGCCCGGCCACCGCCCTCTTCAAGGCGATGCTCTCGGAGAAGCTCCGGCCGACGGTGGACGTGTACACCGCGCTCGTCGGCGCGTACGGCTACAGCGGCTTGCTGGAGGAGGCGCTGGCCACCATCGACCAGATGAAAGGCGCCGCCGATTGCAGGCCGGATGGGTACACCTTCTCCGTCCTCATCGATTGCTGCGCTAAGTCGCGCCGCTTCGATCTGATTCCTGCTGTTCTTGATGAGATGTCATACCTGGGGCTCGAATGCAATTCTGTTATTCACAATGCGATAATTAATGGGTACGGTAAAGCTGGCATGCTTGAGGAGATGGAGAGTGCACTTTCCAAGATGCTTGAGTGCGGGAACAATGTGCCAGACATTTACACGATGAACTCTATCATCTGGGCATACGGGAACTATGGAAGGACAGATGAAATGGAGAAGTGGTACAGTGAGTTTGAGCTGATGGGTGTTGAGCCAGATACCAAGACGTTTAACATCATGATCAAGTCTTATGGCAAGGCCGGCATGTATGACAAGATGATGTCGATATTCAAATATATGAAGAAAAGGTTCTTCTCACTGACGGCGGTTACCTTCAACATAGTAATAGAATGTTTTGGACGAGCTGGCAACATTGAAAAGATGGAGTACTATTTCCGGCTTATGAAAATTCAGGGTGTGAAACCTAGCCCCATCACTTACTGCTCGCTAGTTAATGGGTACAGCAAAGGTGGGCTTCTTGATAAGATTCCAGGAATTATTCGCCAGACTGAAAACACTGATGTTGTCTTAGATACTCCGTTCTTCAACTGTGTGATAAGCGCATATGCAAAATCTGGAGATATCAAAATTATGGAAGAAATGCTACAACTTATGAAGGACAAGAAATGTAAGCCTGACAAGGTAACTTATGCCACCGTGATTCAGGCATACACCGCACAAGGGATGGATGAAGCTGCTATGTTGTTAGAGATGGAGGctgaaggattcgataagaagTTGCTGGTAAGTATCTTTCACTGTTGTAACGAGCTCATATTGATTATCCCATGTTATTTCACTGATATTAGTGGTTACTTGTTCTTGGATCAGGGACCAGTTTCTGATATTCATGGCAAATAATAACCTACAATTGTTCCTTTGTGGGTTAGTCCTAATCCAAGATTGGATAAAGATGATGTGAAGCAAGAGGTGCTTTTGGGAATATAGCTTGAAATCGATAACAAGGTCTGACCAAAAGGGGTGCTGCCAATTGGATGCAGACGTCAAGGAAACCTGAAGGTCCAGAACTCTTTCTACATCCTGGTCAGACAACTAGTTCTTCATGCGGATAATCCATCTATTTGGGGCTCATTCTCGGAATTTGATGTGCACACAATCAGACTGCAGATATGCCACCATGCTGATAGCCCGATCCTTCTCAACATATTGCtgtcttgtaagttgtaacagcTTCCAAGTGGGACTGAGGGTAGCTGGGGATCCTGAGAATGGGAAACAGCATGAATGACACTGTCAGCTCATGAATAAATCGTGGGGAGGACCGTGCACAGGTCACAGGAGTTGTATTGCCGACTTCGTCGAAGTGTAAGCAATTTGCTAGCCTTCGCGTGCGGGGTTAACCATCATCAGTACGTCAAGGAtctcagtttggagagcaaccGTGGCTGTCCATTGTCACTGA encodes the following:
- the LOC101772434 gene encoding serine/arginine-rich splicing factor RS31, whose protein sequence is MRPVFCGNFDYDTRQYDLEGLFSKDGPIRRIDMKSGYAFIYFEDERDAEDAIRRLDNVSFGHSRRRLSVEWSRQVEPVSRSRDRPTGDVKPTRTLFVINFDPIRTKIQDIEKHFEPYGKIANIRVRRNFAFVRYETQEEATAAVKNTDKSTILDRVITVEYAFRDDDNERDDRYGSPKQGAHDRRRGNPYMRSPSPRYRKDYSPDYNRRGRYPGYDRRDGAMYDRRSPAYDRYSRGRSPVYDRYDRRRSPVYDQY
- the LOC101772837 gene encoding pentatricopeptide repeat-containing protein At3g53170 produces the protein MSVFLCLVVKGAHVLLCFKRSYQLCRLVCYCSRSDGTGGAVQRIDGFYGICHVASLPGCSSGGPYRPPSPPPSAMHSPAPLPPTNSPSPASRPSRAPVVPAAQRGTGRHRQRRKPSSSPSTPEAEQPDALAHILRTEAAVSGISRKAAAVRQQSTRLWPRAVLEALDSAVAASRWESALEIFELLRKQHWYEPRSQTYARLLMMLGRCRQPGPATALFKAMLSEKLRPTVDVYTALVGAYGYSGLLEEALATIDQMKGAADCRPDGYTFSVLIDCCAKSRRFDLIPAVLDEMSYLGLECNSVIHNAIINGYGKAGMLEEMESALSKMLECGNNVPDIYTMNSIIWAYGNYGRTDEMEKWYSEFELMGVEPDTKTFNIMIKSYGKAGMYDKMMSIFKYMKKRFFSLTAVTFNIVIECFGRAGNIEKMEYYFRLMKIQGVKPSPITYCSLVNGYSKGGLLDKIPGIIRQTENTDVVLDTPFFNCVISAYAKSGDIKIMEEMLQLMKDKKCKPDKVTYATVIQAYTAQGMDEAAMLLEMEAEGFDKKLLGPVSDIHGK